CACGAGGGCTGCTCGAAGACGGCGTTCATCGGGCGTCCACGGCCGCGCCGGGCGGCCCGGCGCCTTGCAGCGGCACGTCCTGTGCCCGCCGTGGCATGCCCACCGGCGCGGCGGCGCGGCCCTCGCGCACGAGTGCGATGTCTTCCTCGCTCGGCCACTGGCCCAGCAGCAGGTAGTCGAAGACGCGCCGCGCAATCGGCGCGGCGGCCTCGGCGCCGAAGCCGGCGTTCTCGACGACCACCGCCAGCGCCACCGTGGGCGCGTCCACCGGCGCCATCGCCACGTACAGCGAGTGGTCGCGCTGGTGTTCGGCCAGCCGGGCGGCGTTGTACTTCTCGCCCTGGCGGACGCCCACGGCCTGCGCCGTGCCGGTCTTGCCGCCGCTGGCGTAGGGCGCGCCGGCGAACACGCGCGTCGACGTGCCCTCCTGCGTGACGGCGTTCAGTGCACGGCGGATGACGGCCACGTCCTCGGGCTTGAGCGGCAGCGGCGCCAGCGTCTCGCGCGGCAGCAGCTTGCGCTGGCCGCCGATGACGTCCTCGATCTCGCGCACCAGCCGCGGCTGGAAGCGCTGTCCTCCCGACACCAGCGTGGCCGTGGCCGTGGCCAGCTGCAGGACCGTGAAGCTGTTGTAGCCCTGGCCAATGCCCAGCGAGATGGTCTCGCCCGCATACCAGCGCTGCTGCTCGGGGCGCTTGAAGAAGCGCCGCTTCCACTCGGTGCTCGGCAGGATGCCGGCGACCTCGTGCTCGAGGTCGATGCCGGTCTTCACCCCAAAACCGAAGGGCTCGAGGTGCTCGTGCATCAGGTCCACGCCCATCTCGTTGGCCAGGGTGTAGTAGTAGACGTTGCTGCTCTTGACGATGCTGCGGTGCATGTCCACCGGGCCCAGGCCCTTGTCGCCGTGGCTGCGGAAGATGTGGTTGCCGAACTGGAAGGTGCCGCCGTCCTGGATCACGGTGGCGGCGCCGCGCTTGCCGCTGGTCAGGGCGGCCATCGCCATGAAGGGCTTGAAGGTGCTGCCAGGGGGATAGGTTCCCCGCAGGGCCCTGTTCAGCAACGGCTTGTCGATGCTCTCGTTGAGCTCCTTCCAGCTTTCGCTGTCGATGCCGTCGACGAAGAGGTTGGGGTCGAAGGTGGGCTTGCTGACGAAGGCCAGCAGTTCGCCGTTGCGCGGGTCGATGGCCACCAGCGCGCCGCGACGGTCGCCGAAGAGCTGCTCCACCAGCGCCTGCAGCCGGATGTCCACCGACAGCACCAGCTTGTCGCCCGGGGTCGGTGGGTGGCTGCTCAGACGGCGCACGGCCCGGCCGCCCGCGGTGGTCTCGACTTCCTCGAAGCCGGTGGTGCCGTGCAGCCAGTGCTCGTAGGCCAGCTCCAGCCCGAGCTTGCCGATGTACTCGGTGCCCTTGTAGTTGCTCTGTCGCTCCTCGGGCCACTCGTCCATGGCCGCTTTCTCGGCGGCGTTGACGCGCCCGATGTAGCCCAGCAGGTGGCTGCCGGTCTCGCCCAACGGGTAGTGGCGGAACAGGCGGGCCTTGATCTGCACGTCGGGGAAGCGGAAGCTCTGCGCGGTGAAGCGGGCCACCTCCTCGTCCGTGAGCTTGCTGCGGATGGGCAGCGACTCGGCGCCCTTCATCTCGGCCAGCAGCTGGCGGAAGCGGCGGCGGTCGCGGGCCGTGATCTCCACCACCTGCGCCAGTTCGTCGACCAGGGCCTCGAGCGCGGCGCCCCGCGTCTGGCGGGTGGCGATCTCCAGCGTGTAGGCCGAGTAGTTGGTGGCCAGGACGATGCCGTTGCGGTCGACGATGAGGCCGCGGTTGGGCACGATGGGCACCACCGCGATGCGGTTGGCCTCGGCTTGGGTGGCGAGCTCGTCGTGGCGGATCACCTGCAGGTACACCAGCCGCGCCGACACCAGCCCGAACAGCACCAGCACGAACGCGGCGGCGGCCAGCACGCGGCCGCGGAAGCGGTCGATCTCCAGTTCGACGTCGCGCAGAACGGCGGCCATGAGAGGGTGCTCTACAGGGGTCGATTCTGGTCGGGATCGGGCGCGCGGCGCTGCGGCGCCAGCAGCAGCCAGGTGGCCAGCGGCCACAACGCAGCCTCCAGCAGCGGCGCCGCCAGCAGCCACCAGCCCGGCAACATGTCGCCGGCGACCAGCCGCACCACCAGCGAGACGGCGTGCGCGGCGGCGAACAGCAGCACCAGGTGCAGCGCCTGCTCCACCACGCCGAACCACAACAGCCGACGGTGAATGACCACCGCCACGTACGACAGCAGCGTGTAGGCCAGGGCGTGCTGGCCGAGGATGGCGCCTTGGTGCACGTCCAGCGCCAACCCGGCCACGAAGGCCAGGCCCACGCTCACGCGGCGCGGCTGGTGCACGTTCCAGAACACCAGGGCGACCGCCAGCAGGTCGGGCATCGCCGCGTGGCGACCCAGCGGCAGCAGGTGCACGCCGAAGGCCAGCAGCAGCGAACCGTAGATGAACACTGGCTTGGCCGGCAGCAGCAGCTGGTCCGAGCCCCGCGGCATGATCATGGTGACGGCATCCCCGGGCGTGGTTTGGGCGTCTTCTCGGGCTTGCCCTTGGCCAGGGGCTCCACCGGCTCCGGCCGCTGCGGCAGCTGCACCCCGATGGGCTCGAGCACCAGCACCTGCCGCATCCCGTCGGCACGCGCCACCGGCTCCAGTGCGATGCGCGCGAAGCCCGACTCGACGCGCCGCTCGACGGACGCCACCTTGGCCACCGGCA
This portion of the Ideonella sp. WA131b genome encodes:
- the mrdA gene encoding penicillin-binding protein 2 — its product is MAAVLRDVELEIDRFRGRVLAAAAFVLVLFGLVSARLVYLQVIRHDELATQAEANRIAVVPIVPNRGLIVDRNGIVLATNYSAYTLEIATRQTRGAALEALVDELAQVVEITARDRRRFRQLLAEMKGAESLPIRSKLTDEEVARFTAQSFRFPDVQIKARLFRHYPLGETGSHLLGYIGRVNAAEKAAMDEWPEERQSNYKGTEYIGKLGLELAYEHWLHGTTGFEEVETTAGGRAVRRLSSHPPTPGDKLVLSVDIRLQALVEQLFGDRRGALVAIDPRNGELLAFVSKPTFDPNLFVDGIDSESWKELNESIDKPLLNRALRGTYPPGSTFKPFMAMAALTSGKRGAATVIQDGGTFQFGNHIFRSHGDKGLGPVDMHRSIVKSSNVYYYTLANEMGVDLMHEHLEPFGFGVKTGIDLEHEVAGILPSTEWKRRFFKRPEQQRWYAGETISLGIGQGYNSFTVLQLATATATLVSGGQRFQPRLVREIEDVIGGQRKLLPRETLAPLPLKPEDVAVIRRALNAVTQEGTSTRVFAGAPYASGGKTGTAQAVGVRQGEKYNAARLAEHQRDHSLYVAMAPVDAPTVALAVVVENAGFGAEAAAPIARRVFDYLLLGQWPSEEDIALVREGRAAAPVGMPRRAQDVPLQGAGPPGAAVDAR
- the mreD gene encoding rod shape-determining protein MreD, with the translated sequence MIMPRGSDQLLLPAKPVFIYGSLLLAFGVHLLPLGRHAAMPDLLAVALVFWNVHQPRRVSVGLAFVAGLALDVHQGAILGQHALAYTLLSYVAVVIHRRLLWFGVVEQALHLVLLFAAAHAVSLVVRLVAGDMLPGWWLLAAPLLEAALWPLATWLLLAPQRRAPDPDQNRPL